The DNA region gaataaCCCCAGATTCTGCATACCACACGCTGCTACCATTACTTCATCACTCACTGACAGTGGCACTAAATACTGAGGTTACTTACTTTAGCCTTCTGTAACACCTCCAATCCTTCAATCTTTCCAATACGACAATGAACAAGATCAACATCctagaaagaaaacagacagcTTAGGATGACATACTGTCTaaaagtaatagtagtagttatTAGGGTTTCTTGTGGACTGAACAGACCAAAAAATACAGTTGCTGTGGTGAAACATTTGTCAGAAAAGAACATAACTTTTTAACTTATAATATTGCATTGCAAATAAAGAATAGTGTCTCCACTTCCAAGCTCTACAAATAAAATCTACCACAAAAAAAGTTCCTGAAACACAATTGAAGTCTTTTACAATCATCCAATCCAGATGAAGGACATTTTTACTGAAAAGCATGAAAACATAAACTTTGACAATAGCTACAGCCAAACAGCAGTGGTGTTTCTAGACTATCTTCTAACCTCTTCCTCTGGGTCCAAGGTTATGGTGTCCATGTCAACAGGAGACTCTTCTTTACCTTTAGTGAGAGCCAGAATAAATCGGATAAACTAATATGACCATTGCATCAAGGTAGGGTATTCATAAACATGATATAGACACAAAAGGCTATTTAAAAGCAGTTGAGAAGATTAATGGTTATGTAATGCTGTCATGTAGATAGACTAATTGCTCTGTGTCAGACTTTAGATTATTTGTGTTGAAATTATATCACAGCTGACAGCCTGACTTGTCTCCCCTTCTATGTGGCAGTGCTGGAGATGTGATGATTTACATGTGGTTGTGGGCTGATTGGGGTCAACGTCGCCATTGATACTCCTCCTCCTGGTCTCATCATCACCGGACTCCTCAGACTCACCCCTTCTGTCCACTACAATcagcagacaaagagaaaagaagctTAATTTCTCCATACAGATGCAGAGCCGTTGTCTGATTATGTATCAGTGACACATTTAGCTGATGCACATGTAATATGATGCAACGACTAGGCCCAGCTACACCTCGCCCACTGAGGAGTCAGAGGATGTCATGTGGAGCATCCAGCCTCTGTCTGGCTGTCCCCGGGGTTTACAAACCCTGGCTATAAACTAGATCGTTTCTGCATCTTGCAATGTGCTAAAATTGCGAAAACGTGTGTGCCGCGTTGGGATTAACGTTACACCTACCGCTGAATCCAATCGGTTAGTTTGAATTGCTGTGGATGTGATTCCAGTTGCATTTCCAATCTTGGATACAACTCGCAAGATAAGGTTAGCTGCTACTCACATTACACACAGGCTAAACACTGCTAACCATGTTAGCTAGCTGGGTAGCTGATTGGACCACAGTGGACAGGTTTACGAGCTAAAATTGGAAACACTTTATATGAGCGGACACGCTACGTAACATAAAATCTAGGTTCAGACAATTGGACTAGACAACGCAGCTAGAGACAGTGAAATTAGTCGTAGATTAGCAGGACAGTGTGAGTTGGCGTTAACTAAATACCGTCAGCTAACGAGGATTgttgttagcctgttagctagCAAGCCAAGGATGAAGGTCTGATTAGTACGTTAACAAGGAGAACAAATCGCCGAATGTGCTCATATAAAAATAGACACGTTTCTCTAGATGGATGCCCGTTCATCCAGCTAATACAATAATGGCACGGCTGCATCTTTACATATTTACTCACCTTCCATTTCTTGAAGCTCTCCAACAGACCTGGAAGCCATGTTTCCTGTAAACAGTCCTGACAACTGCTCAGCCAATCCGGTGGAGGCTCATTCTGCGGTCAGACACAAGAGGGCGCTGGTGCCACACACTAAAACCTGCTGAAGACAAGTACACATCGTACTGTGTATTTACTACAAGTGTACCATAAACTAGCAGTGGTGGGAAATTAGTGCCAGTAAGTACcattactcaagtactgtacttaaatacaaatgTGAGGTACTTTACAATAGTGCTATTTTGTACTTCTGCTTTACTAaacttcagagggaaatgtactTTTGACTCCACTAGATATATCTGACAGCTAGAATTACTAGTTACATTGCAGATTagcatttacataaaaaaaaacacatatgttCAACAAATAgtatatgatgcattgttatgaTTAAACgatccaacagtatataaagcagttaaaatgagcttgACCTAGATCTGCTACAACATTACaatgctgtttacatgttaaggcatcaataataatagtccaataatatagtatatacagtGACATAACTGTGCAAGGATCCATTCTGCATAATCAGagtcattttactgttgtatatTTCACTGATAAGACTTATACAGGTCTTTTACTCGTAAtcatgtatttttacactgtggtattactacctTTATTTAGTAAAGTTTTTGAGTACTTTCTCCATGATTAATACTGCAACCAAGaataacaataagaaaagaaaatagaaaacttaaaaatcaaaaacaaacgTAAGAAACACATCATTTAAAGTGAGCAGGATCGCTAGCTTGTGAAAGCATAGTCGACACAATGTGGTGAAAGTAATCTTATTATATATCATTGAAAAGCAAGCTGTATGTGATTATATGACACATAAATCAGCctgactccctctctctccctttgtgAAGATCCCTGCACTCTCACAGCAGACTGTTTATACAGTCACTTCCCATCGGTCCTGCATGCCTTCCATTTTAGGAATATGCCTACATAAGATTGAGGCACTTAGTTAAATAGGTCTGGTGACAACATCAGTATCTAAATAATTATCATTTTGTCATAACATAACATGTAACATTTTACATgtgcataacacacacacaaaagatacTGTAGATACTAGCTCAAAATATCTAATCATTAGTATGCTCCTATGTCATTTGTTTCTGATAACATAAACTTTTTATACGAAGCATCAGATATGATACAAATAGGGACATAGAATTCGTACTTGACCTACTATTTGGATTAGCAGCctgggagagacagagatgaacaAAATGTTCCTCAATCAgactaataaaaacaacagattgtGTCAGCCAGGATAACAATAACAGAGGGTTTAAACGTTTCATTTACTAATATGAAGAATAACTGACAACATGCAGGATCATGCTAAACTAGTCAACTGGCTAAATATTTTTAGAAGCTGtatgtcacaaaatcattgaCAAAGCATACAGCAGTTAAATTTACTCTTTTAAaagaataacaacaaaaaacagaatgtgttttttatgttatacaggcacaacaaaaatataagCCCCTGTATGGAATTGTAGTTCTTCGAAAGACTGTTGcattgatacatttaaaaatggatACCATAAAGGACAATAAGGTCATTGTACAGAAACCTCAAACATACCTTtaacatttgtagtttttccagaggaaataaaaaacaaacaggtaaaGTCAGGTAACTAACAGGTGAGTAGCCCACCATCATTTCTGAGGTGATCTGTCCCAGTACAGAGTGGAGGGGCCTATTCCACAAAGCATGTTTACCAGAAACTTTGAGTTTGTTAACCCTGAGTTGATGGGATCCTGGAGGTTTTGTTCCAGAAACACACTTTATCTCTTGGCCAGTTACTGTAAACCTAGATTTACTTCAGCTAACCTGAGTTTCTTAGCCTACCTAAGCTCAGTGGACACACTCTGTCCTTCCAGTCCTAtacaaaatagtttaaaaaagcTCTAATGATATAACATATAATAGTATAACGGGACGTTTTCCTgttttgaatacttttacttttaacactttaagtacattttcctgattatacttagcATATATACTtgcattttcaatgcaggacttctaCTTGTACCCGGGTATTTTTACAGTGCGGTATTAGTagttttactgaagtaaaggtcATGCCACTAAAGCAGAAATGAACTCGGGACTCCGTCTGTACCAGCTGCTGTGGTAAATGCCATCGTTGCCATGGTTACCGCCACTCAGAGTTGACTGAACTAACGCCTGGGGTTAGAGTACCGGTTGAGTTTGCCATCTCTTGTAGTCACGACTGATTTGTTtggtgcttgtttgtttgttaaactCACTTTGCGGAGCAGAAACCCTGATATTCAGGATCGGCGGGCTTACCAGCTAGCGGTAACTACATTAGCCAATCAGAAGCGAGACggacaaacatttaaataaaagttcGTCAACGCGAAAGCGAGCGTCACAGAGAGTAGACGAGAGTCGTGTTGTTGTCTGATAGTAACATTATTCGTAAGAGGGTTCAGTTCTTCTCCGGGATGTATTATTAGAGCACTGGTTACGCTTGAATGGCTTAAAACAATCCTTGCTATTCATAGCTTAACTCTGGAGAGTTTGTTCTTCCTTGACGAGTGAACGCTGCTGGATTTAAAGCCGAAAAACAAGTAACGCTAGAAATGCATTTTCTTGGCATTCTTGTGCTAATGTTTTGTGACCTGTCACTGAGTTTCCCTCTTCCCGTAGGTAAGAAGCTTGTCTCTTTGCATTATATTGCTTTTCATGGTAGCTAATAGATTACACcaagaaaaataattacacttAAATCTGGAAAAAGGACTCAACGACATAACGCTGTCAGTTATCTTGCAAGCACGTAACGTTACCCATAATAACCTGTAGTAACTGGACATACTTGTAATCTGAATACTTTTACTCCTCTGCTTTTCACGGGACAAAAGGTTGTTGTACAACTCACTTACATGCAATACTGCAATAAATCCTGTTtagtgttcagtttttgttgacactgtcagagaggcgTTGGTTCCAGGGTATTTATGATGCCATAGTTGGTGGTGTTGTAGCCTATGGGACTGCACTAAATTGAAAGTTTAGTATATCATCCACCCTTATTTACATACATAAGGGAAGATATTATTGGAAACACCTCCCAACATGATACAGTGACAGAGTTAAATCAGTCCCCTGTCTgataacaaaaacatataatacaaataataataaaacaggtTTCTTGTAGGGCTCTTGTGTTAGATTGTGCAACCGTACCCAATaaaagtgatgtcacagtgtaggCTATTTTTTATCCCACTACAAATGCAATGACTACTTCACACTTCATTTGCACAATGCATTGCGAAAATGAAAACTATCAAACATTTAAAGTGATTGGACCTAGTGCCACTTGAAccaacattacaacattaaaataatgtgaaatcATTAATAGTTTAACACACTGAAAATGACCATCAGAATGAGTGCTTTTACGTTTGGTTTTACagttataatttatttatgttttgcaaagtaaaattttaatgcaggactAATATTTTCTGCACAAGTTACATTTTAGCCTGTTTTGCAACTCCTGTTACATTACATGAGAACATTCCTACTGGGACTTAAAGCTTACTGTAACATCTTTTAACTCGCAATGCATGTATCTTGGTTGTCTCCCATTAGATACGATCATAGTTCAGGTCCAGCAGTGGGGAGTGGTGGGTACTCAGCGGGTTGTGGACCAGGTCCTTCTCAATGGAGTTGCTCTTACTGGCACAAGCCAGGAAGTTGACCACATCATCAAAAACATGTCAGCTGATGCACTCCCTCCAGCGCTTATTACTGTCAACCAGGCTTCAGTACTGAGTAAGAAAATCATCATGTACTGGTAATGAATTTAATGACTGTGAAAACTTACATGATGAAAACCAACTCAGATCTAATCTCATGGTCAGTCAAATGTTATGTTTGTTAACAGCTTCCCTAGGAAACCACACTGTCCTTCGTTCTCGTGAATGCATACTGGAGGGGTCTCAGCTGCACTGGAACGACCGTGTGTTCTATGATGGGAAGGTCTATCTGACTCTGGACCACACTGACGTGTGGACAGCCCACGTACCGCAAGCACTGGCCCTCAAAGTGCTGTGGGGCCAGGAAGTGCAGCGCACAAGGACGGACAGAATCCGCCTTCAGGAGGAATGCATCAAACTAATGAGAGAGCTGAGGCTTTCTGAAGAGCAGTCAGGTATATATTCTTTCTAGGCTTTTGAGAACAAGCTTTGTAACTATCATCAGACTTTTAAGAGTTGTGGAATCTAATGAGTGCATGTTACCTACATAGCACTTTTTTATAGAACAACATCATGCCAGTTGATACTGCAGTATTGTGCTGTGGACACCAGTTACCAATGCTTGCAATGAAATGGCCAAATTTGaacttttttaactttattttaacttaacatttttttaacataacaataagtataagtatatagtacggtgtagtccctcattcgtccaggagtgttccatcgtagacatctgggccatcatggaaacaaaaggtcagtttcatgtgaaactaggcagggtaaacagcagacactcaggaagactcctccctgagggcagggcctaagcaacactgagtagcttaaatttctgagttctcagaccattttcacaattgagaatgacttccagatgggagccgaaatgtcttgattctgaaaacagtgtccagatgactacaactgaaaccttttctacaataagtATAATGGCATATTGGAGCAAACATCATGATGCAAAATACTGAATCATATCAATAagaataatatacagtaattcCCTCCCTAATGGCATTTTGATCTCAGCCCTTGATGCCCTTACTTGTCTGCCTGTGACGTGAATGATCAGGTGGTTTATTGTAAGGCATTTTACATTATTCATTCGCTACAATGTTCTAATAACAGATTTAATTAATCACAGTAATAGATAATGCATTTTCTGGGTCCATAGCTGTAGCTGTCTGGTAGTTTTGATTATTTCTAGGGTTGAAAATCAGGGAAAAGTAGCCTCAATACTGCTTGTGGCTGTGGATTGTGGAAGCAGCTAATGACATTTGACTGTGAGTCATATGACACAATTAGTGCTAAAAAATGAAAGGGTTATAACCCTATTTGATCCTGTGATTGCAACAGTCCACCACCGCAGACACCCATACATTTTATAGTGGCCAGTTTTGTTGACATGCAGTCAGGTTACAATTTGTGGAatgttttcctctttccagGGACTTCATTTCTTCAGTTCATGATCCCAGTCTTGGCACTCCTGGCGTTTACCGGACTAATCATAatcagcctcctcctctccaaacaCCAGGGTGAGTAAACAAGagttttacttttcatttgGATAATTATAAAACAAGCAGCACAGCCTTTCATCACAGTTACGTACTCAAAAGCAGTCACCAAAATACagcaaaattatttatttccaagAGTGGAATACAGTCTTGTGCTGCATATTGTCAGCAAAAAGCAGGAACtatttaatctttaatttaaTACCTCATTCACCCTCACGAAATGCAGCATAACTTGGCTTTATTTTCAAACGTGTCCTGTCACATGATTTTGGTATGGAGTCACATAGTCACTCGCAGGGAAATGTAATGCATAGTcatgtgttttgtctttctcacACTCTCTGCATAGGTCTGAGGCACCCTGGAGGTAAGACAACAACAATCACTATGTTTTCTCTTTAGCCACTTTAGACTTCTCAGCTAACAGTCAGAGACTTCAATATTAAATGAACTCAAAAGCACATACCTTTTGGTTGGGCATGTTCTTTGAATTTTCAAGTTGTTGGTGTGTCAGTCATGTGATTTTGTCCATCCTGATTCACTCAGTGATACTGTGTGAcctcacttttatttatatgacTATAATTGCCAGGTCAGCTGTCGACGCAGGGATGACAGTTTCTCAAAAATAACTCGTTAATGCTCATAAGAATTTTATTAGGAGTGATATCCAATAATCTTGAACAGTAAGTGAGTGTACAGCTCATTAtgttagcttgttttgtttttgtgtcatgaATGTCAGCCTAATCTGTGCTCTTTGATTTCTTTGAAGGTGTTGTTGGCTCGATTGTACACTATCCTAAGAATATGACTGAAATGGCTCCAGAGATAAAAGGCTGTGGTTACCATACCTTGTAATTCAAACTCCAGCTGATTAATAGGCTCACATTTGAGCTTCCTACTCCATTCCTACTATTGAGTGTCCACTTACTGTACTGATTTAAGACTTTTCCTTCTGTGTTGCTCCATGAATGTAACCAGACCTTTACTACAGTACCAACAGTCGACTGTAtgaaacacattattttatgCACTTTAATGCATGAATCACACTTCACGCTTTTTTTGCATATACTTTTAATACTTGTGcatacatatgtacacaaacacacacacacacacacgcacacacacacacatatatatatatatatatatgtatatgtacaagtgcaaagaaatgtaaatatgttCACTGCCTGCAGAAATGTATAAGCTTCTTTTTGCACAGTTGATAACTGTAAGGGCAGATGTTTTCACTGGTCATACTTTCTGGATTAAGCTATTCAAGTAAATTTcattgtgtaaatatatatatatatacacaatgaaaatgttatgtttcAAGCATACACAGTATCTAATGCAAGTTAAGACAGTATAGGCAGTATAGACAGTGTAGGCTTTATCTACAGTCTGTAGATAGTCTGTTGTTCAGTCTGCTGAAATctagtgttttgttttgccacTGATAGACCAATCACAGTGAAACCCTGCCAAACACTGGATGGACTAAGTGTGTCCAGTTATCCAAAGAGTCGGActgtgctgtgttgttgtttgttggtttgaGATACCTTCATTatgattaaatattttcatgtttaaatatttctttgtgGTCAATGTTAAGCctattattttttcatgtaaatcaaTTAAAGATCCTTTTATggcacatttgttttattttgtcatatttgtcGGGTTACCTTAATCTGTGGTATTAGGACAGCTGGTTTAAGGAAAAATCCTTATTTCTGGACAGTTTACTGATGCTTTGGCAGGTCAGTCTGACACATCAAATTAAAAGGAATATCTAAAATGAAGCACTTGATACAAACAATTTCACTGTTgcctagtttttttttttttatttaatgtggtACTCTGCCTCATGAAATACTGATGAGATGGCTTGTAGCCAACAGGAAAAGAGTAGTACATTTACACCTCATCAGTGATCAGAGAGTTTTGATGGTTTTGTGATGGTTTAgaagtttaaacatttgatgtttttcccATAATTATTGCTCcaagtctcttttttttttacacaagcAAAAAGAGCTGTATCTGCCTTAGACAATCCTCCTGCTTTCCTAGAACATATAGTCCTTCAACACACCAATGCATTAAGGACCAGATCTCGTGATGTTTTTTGATAAggttcagtcagagacagaatGTTCCCTTTGAGGCCTGTGTAGGGCCAGCATCACATTAGTCCCTTTATGGTGCTCCCAAGATAATTGTGCCAGATtaaacttttaatgtgaaggttAATTAACAATGAAGGGCTCACTTAAGTTGAGTAGAAGCCCACTGAGAATGAATGCTGTCgatctaatttattttattttcaggaatTTATGCTTCCTGGTTGCTGCAAAGTGATTGTTTATTCACACAGACGTCAGTTTAtgtctttgtttattgtttatttagcagGGACAATGCACAATACATGTATTGTTCCAGATTTAGCTAAAAGctcattttcatctgtagtctCTGGGCGGAGGCCACTTGTTGACAATTGTATGTCTCTTCCTCAGAgtctgtattatatatatattagtaagGTATTCTGTGTGCATTGATTGAAATAACCTCCAAAACATAACTCTAGTTGTATGTTTTGGGGGCTTTGATGATGTTCTACTATTGAAGTACACCATCCATATTATGCATGAAGTAAGATTTTCACCTAATTGATCAATAATTTAATCCCATTAATACACACAATCATGTAATCACTCTTGGCTTCTAATCAAagagcagagaaacaaaagcTTTATTTGACATGATAACGTCTCTGATTTTAGCATTACTATGGCcaaaacatttagttttaatCAACTATATTCAAATTATGGCATATAAAGGACAACAAGGAAATTTAGTAGGAAATTTCAACATTACTACTTTGAATTTCTTAATCCAGATAACTCCACAATCACAATTTGACAGTTATTCACCAAGTGACGTTCATTATGGCTTTTTTGAATGAATAAATCCAGGGTAACTTAATTATGACTGGACCTAAAAGTGATATATCTCTCATTTAATGCTTATTATGGGCACCACCAGCAATGTTATATTGCAGATATGCATTTAAAGATAATATTCCAGTATAAAATGAGTCTTCAACTGAAATATCCTTTAAACTAAAGGTTATTATGAATAAATAAGCCAGGATAAATGTATGTTCTTGAGATGCCATACTGGAATCTCACTGACACATTTGTATCACAGCACCCTACGTGATTCAaacttaaaatgtacattttctttgatTATATGGCCTTCAAATACATTTCTCAACCTTAAAATAAAAGTCATGTGATAagtgactaaaactaaattaaaactaaatctactatttttctctgtttttaatttttttacatttcacacaaTTAAATCACAACCCCAATATCATCTTTTGGCCAATAGATGGCGATAGATTTGTGGGGTGGAAGGTTGTTTTCAGGCGTTGATCTGTCAGGAAGTTTCCTCCACCAATCACATAAACGCATTCGTACACGTTACCATAGCAATGCCTGGGCGATAACGGCAGCTCCTTGAACGAACCAATCGCAGGAGCGCTTTCTGGGATTTAAACCGTGTGGCGTCACCTTCACGAAATTCAAAATTTTGAAAGAGACGAGAGAGAGGCCAGTGGTGCTACAGTGTAATTCACGGTTTCCTGCAGCGGTGAgcttattttgtcagtttttaagTAGTAAAAGTGCCACTTTTTGATTCAGTTAGTTTTCGACACAACGGTAATTAAACCTTTGAAGTGAATAATGTTACTGGCGTTAATACTAACATGTGTTCGTTTACTTTAGGTTAACTGGATTTGTTATACCTAGTAACGTAGCTGGGGTAGTTTAGCGCAAAATAGATGTAGCTAACGTGAAACGTATCtctattttcattaaaaagaaaCGTTTTCTGGCTCACCCCAGCCGCTAACGTACGTTAGTGCTAACGTTAGCGCATAGCCTAGCGTTAGCATGGGTCGCCTAGCTAACAGACCTAAATTTTGTACAAACCGTAATATTAGCCAGTTAACGTTACTATTGCACATCAAATGAACGCTTATTTTGTGTTTGCCTTGATACACAGGTCGTGTGAAAACCTGGATATAATGGCGCAGTTTGGGTTTGAGAACGACATCCACAGTATCTTGAAGCTGGATATGCCCATCACAAATGCTCCCATGGCGAGGTGGCAGAGAAAGGCCAGCTCGTCAAACGCATCCGCCTTGAGCGGTTTGTCGCCTGGCAAATATGGCAATGTGTCGCAGAGTTTGTCAAAAACACCGAGCAAAACACCAGGTAATGTCCCCTTAATTATGCAACTTTAACAAAGCTCTGTAGCTGTATGTCTCCAAATGTTAACCACTgaggtatttttattttattttttttgtatcataggcaaaaataaaaaaccaaCACCCTCTAAGATG from Siniperca chuatsi isolate FFG_IHB_CAS linkage group LG13, ASM2008510v1, whole genome shotgun sequence includes:
- the LOC122886655 gene encoding uncharacterized protein LOC122886655 isoform X2, which encodes MHFLGILVLMFCDLSLSFPLPVDTIIVQVQQWGVVGTQRVVDQVLLNGVALTGTSQEVDHIIKNMSADALPPALITVNQASVLTSLGNHTVLRSRECILEGSQLHWNDRVFYDGKVYLTLDHTDVWTAHVPQALALKVLWGQEVQRTRTDRIRLQEECIKLMRELRLSEEQSGTSFLQFMIPVLALLAFTGLIIISLLLSKHQGLRHPGGVVGSIVHYPKNMTEMAPEIKGCGYHTL
- the LOC122886655 gene encoding uncharacterized protein LOC122886655 isoform X1; this translates as MHFLGILVLMFCDLSLSFPLPVDTIIVQVQQWGVVGTQRVVDQVLLNGVALTGTSQEVDHIIKNMSADALPPALITVNQASVLSKKIIMYCQMLCLLTASLGNHTVLRSRECILEGSQLHWNDRVFYDGKVYLTLDHTDVWTAHVPQALALKVLWGQEVQRTRTDRIRLQEECIKLMRELRLSEEQSGTSFLQFMIPVLALLAFTGLIIISLLLSKHQGLRHPGGVVGSIVHYPKNMTEMAPEIKGCGYHTL